A stretch of Pangasianodon hypophthalmus isolate fPanHyp1 chromosome 9, fPanHyp1.pri, whole genome shotgun sequence DNA encodes these proteins:
- the hsd17b12a gene encoding very-long-chain 3-oxoacyl-CoA reductase-A, whose translation MVKMLQLAETPLYWVGAVTTASLALWLLYHIISGFRIWVLGNGDLLSPRLGKWAVVTGATDGIGKSYAEELARRGFSMVLISRSQEKLDDVAKSLESQFDVETKTIAVDFGQIDIYPKINAELAGLEIGVLVNNVGISYSYPEFFLHIPDLDNFINTMINVNITSVCQMTRLVLPKMEARAKGVILNISSASGMYPVPLLTVYSSTKAFVDFFSRGLQAEYKCKGIIIQSVLPFFVATKMTKIRKPTLDKPTPERYVAAELTTVGLQDQTNGYFPHAVMGWATTVLVPIKLVIYFGMRMNKAQRGGYLRRRKLR comes from the exons ATGGTGAAGATGCTTCAGCTTGCCGAGACTCCTCTCTACTGGGTCGGTGCAGTCACCACGGCCTCGCTGGCGCTGTGGCTCCTCTACCACATCATCTCCGGCTTCAGGATATGGGTGCTAGGAAATGGAGATTTGCTCTCCCCCAGATTGGGGAAATGGGCAG ttgTAACAGGAGCCACAGATGGAATTGGGAAATCCTATGCGGAGGAG CTTGCTCGACGAGGATTCTCCATGGTGCTTATCAGTCGCTCACAGGAGAAGCTGGATGATGTTGCCAAGTCCCTCG AAAGTCAGTTTGATGTGGAGACCAAGACCATTGCTGTGGATTTTGGTCAGATTGACATTTATCCTAAGATTAATGCTGAACTTGCTGGGCTAGAAATAGGAGTCCTTG tAAACAATGTTGGCATTTCCTACTCTTACCCTGAGTTCTTTCTGCACATCCCTGACCTGGACAAT ttcaTCAACACAATGATTAATGTCAACATAACTTCAGTGTGTCAG ATGACTCGTCTGGTTTTGCCCAAAATGGAAGCTAG GGCAAAAGGTGTAATTCTCAACATCTCCTCTGCCAGTGGCATGTACCCAGTTCCACTGCTCACTGTCTATTCCTCCACCAAG GCTTTTGTTGACTTCTTCTCCCGTGGACTTCAAGCAGAGTACAAGTGCAAAGGGATCATTATTCAG AGCGTGCTGCCTTTCTTCGTGGCCACCAAAATGACGAAGATCAGGAAACCCACTCTGGACAAGCCTACTCCTGAGCGTTATGTAGCTGCTGAGCTAACCACCGTGGGTCTACAGGACCAGACCAATGGTTATTTCCCCCATGCAGTCATG GGATGGGCAACTACTGTTCTAGTTCCCATCAAACTGGTCATTTACTTTGGCATGCGCATGAACAAGGCTCAACGTGGCGGTTACCTCAGGAGGAGAAAGCTGCGATAG
- the alkbh3 gene encoding alpha-ketoglutarate-dependent dioxygenase alkB homolog 3 isoform X3: MGDKRQRARVQGSWAKPLPKPACSTAHVQQKSGSWKAGPVTYEFNQPADPLRVIPVEKVIEDAGVYEISQGPTGVSRLRLLPGFLPLEQADWMFSKLLAELPWSQKTNYGMMGEAYEEPRLTCWYGELPYTYSRSTMQANPQWHPILLNLRQTIEREISHTFNSLLCNLYRDGKDSIAWHSDNEASFGPRPTIASLSLGDTRVFRLRKKPPPEENGDYTYTEKVKIPLSHGTLLIMEGCTQDDWQYHKGF; encoded by the exons ATGGGTGACAAACGTCAGAGAGCAAGAGTACAGGGCTCTTGGGCCAAACCTCTGCCCAAACCAGCATGTTCAACAG CACATGTGCAGCAAAAGTCTGGGTCATGGAAGGCTGGACCAGTAACGTATGAGTTCAATCAGCCCGCTGAt CCCCTCAGAGTGATACCTGTGGAGAAGGTGATTGA ggatGCTGGGGTTTATGAGATCAGCCAGGGTCCCACTGGAGTATCCAG ACTGCGGCTCCTTCCTGGGTTTTTGCCACTGGAGCAGGCAGACTGGATGTTCTCTAAGCTGTTGGCTGAGCTTCCATGGTCACAGAAGACCAATTATGGCATGATGG GTGAAGCATATGAGGAACCAAGGCTGACCTGCTGGTATGGAGAACTTCCTTACACATATTCTCGCTCCACAATGCAAGCCAACCCTCAG TGGCATCCCATCCTCCTGAACCTGCGTCAGACTATAGAGCGGGAGATCTCTCACACCTTTAACTCCTTGCTGTGTAACCTATACCGTGATGGGAAGGACAGCATTGCTTGGCACAGTGATAATGAGGCGTCTTTTGGCCCTCGCCCCACCATAGCCTCTCTCAGTCTCGGGGATACGAGAGTCTTTAGGCTCCGGAAGAAGCCTCCTCCA gaaGAAAATGGGGACTACACATATACAGAGAAGGTGAAGATACCATTGAGTCATGGAACACTCTTAATAATGGAGGGTTGCACTCAAGATGACTGGCAG TACCACAAAGGTTTTTGA
- the alkbh3 gene encoding alpha-ketoglutarate-dependent dioxygenase alkB homolog 3 isoform X1, producing the protein MGDKRQRARVQGSWAKPLPKPACSTAHVQQKSGSWKAGPVTYEFNQPADPLRVIPVEKVIEDAGVYEISQGPTGVSRLRLLPGFLPLEQADWMFSKLLAELPWSQKTNYGMMGEAYEEPRLTCWYGELPYTYSRSTMQANPQWHPILLNLRQTIEREISHTFNSLLCNLYRDGKDSIAWHSDNEASFGPRPTIASLSLGDTRVFRLRKKPPPEENGDYTYTEKVKIPLSHGTLLIMEGCTQDDWQHQVAKEYHDRGPRINLTFRTIYPEPVHSSKR; encoded by the exons ATGGGTGACAAACGTCAGAGAGCAAGAGTACAGGGCTCTTGGGCCAAACCTCTGCCCAAACCAGCATGTTCAACAG CACATGTGCAGCAAAAGTCTGGGTCATGGAAGGCTGGACCAGTAACGTATGAGTTCAATCAGCCCGCTGAt CCCCTCAGAGTGATACCTGTGGAGAAGGTGATTGA ggatGCTGGGGTTTATGAGATCAGCCAGGGTCCCACTGGAGTATCCAG ACTGCGGCTCCTTCCTGGGTTTTTGCCACTGGAGCAGGCAGACTGGATGTTCTCTAAGCTGTTGGCTGAGCTTCCATGGTCACAGAAGACCAATTATGGCATGATGG GTGAAGCATATGAGGAACCAAGGCTGACCTGCTGGTATGGAGAACTTCCTTACACATATTCTCGCTCCACAATGCAAGCCAACCCTCAG TGGCATCCCATCCTCCTGAACCTGCGTCAGACTATAGAGCGGGAGATCTCTCACACCTTTAACTCCTTGCTGTGTAACCTATACCGTGATGGGAAGGACAGCATTGCTTGGCACAGTGATAATGAGGCGTCTTTTGGCCCTCGCCCCACCATAGCCTCTCTCAGTCTCGGGGATACGAGAGTCTTTAGGCTCCGGAAGAAGCCTCCTCCA gaaGAAAATGGGGACTACACATATACAGAGAAGGTGAAGATACCATTGAGTCATGGAACACTCTTAATAATGGAGGGTTGCACTCAAGATGACTGGCAG CATCAGGTGGCAAAAGAGTACCATGACCGTGGGCCTAGGATAAACCTGACCTTCCGAACAATCTACCCTGAACCAGTACACTCCTCCAAGAGATGA
- the alkbh3 gene encoding alpha-ketoglutarate-dependent dioxygenase alkB homolog 3 isoform X2, producing MGDKRQRARVQGSWAKPLPKPACSTAHVQQKSGSWKAGPVTYEFNQPADPLRVIPVEKVIEDAGVYEISQGPTGVSRLRLLPGFLPLEQADWMFSKLLAELPWSQKTNYGMMGEAYEEPRLTCWYGELPYTYSRSTMQANPQWHPILLNLRQTIEREISHTFNSLLCNLYRDGKDSIAWHSDNEASFGPRPTIASLSLGDTRVFRLRKKPPPEENGDYTYTEKVKIPLSHGTLLIMEGCTQDDWQLSVILFLIILLNSIRWQKSTMTVGLG from the exons ATGGGTGACAAACGTCAGAGAGCAAGAGTACAGGGCTCTTGGGCCAAACCTCTGCCCAAACCAGCATGTTCAACAG CACATGTGCAGCAAAAGTCTGGGTCATGGAAGGCTGGACCAGTAACGTATGAGTTCAATCAGCCCGCTGAt CCCCTCAGAGTGATACCTGTGGAGAAGGTGATTGA ggatGCTGGGGTTTATGAGATCAGCCAGGGTCCCACTGGAGTATCCAG ACTGCGGCTCCTTCCTGGGTTTTTGCCACTGGAGCAGGCAGACTGGATGTTCTCTAAGCTGTTGGCTGAGCTTCCATGGTCACAGAAGACCAATTATGGCATGATGG GTGAAGCATATGAGGAACCAAGGCTGACCTGCTGGTATGGAGAACTTCCTTACACATATTCTCGCTCCACAATGCAAGCCAACCCTCAG TGGCATCCCATCCTCCTGAACCTGCGTCAGACTATAGAGCGGGAGATCTCTCACACCTTTAACTCCTTGCTGTGTAACCTATACCGTGATGGGAAGGACAGCATTGCTTGGCACAGTGATAATGAGGCGTCTTTTGGCCCTCGCCCCACCATAGCCTCTCTCAGTCTCGGGGATACGAGAGTCTTTAGGCTCCGGAAGAAGCCTCCTCCA gaaGAAAATGGGGACTACACATATACAGAGAAGGTGAAGATACCATTGAGTCATGGAACACTCTTAATAATGGAGGGTTGCACTCAAGATGACTGGCAG TTGTCTGTTATTCTTTTCCTAATAATTTTGTTGAACAGCATCAGGTGGCAAAAGAGTACCATGACCGTGGGCCTAGGATAA